Proteins co-encoded in one Deltaproteobacteria bacterium genomic window:
- a CDS encoding TolC family protein, with the protein MKRLLSFIFLVILPPLFAEDQLTVQKAFEAALRRSESYAIREEEIKAAEGRYYQALGTVLPHLTASGSEIVQDTSGLDLGGDAFSSSFVRKSRPEVAITLTQPLFQGFREFKALSASRADRKKTELEVKRARQLLFAEVAQLFLLTRELEEESSILISQKGVLERRIVELGGRIRLGKSRNSELLSAKSQDSLLEAEIARVQGQRSVAGETLNFLTGLSGEQKLALPEDPISPLESLENYLVRGGNRPDRTASQFAVQLSEAKLVSERAHYFPSLNLEANYYPYRVGFQDAIDWDLLFTLQFPLFEGGNSWGLVKEAKARLKQAELAESESGRRVELEIREAYHNLETSRNEVLALEKAEQNASKNYEAQNREYRSGLVNNLEVLQSLREWHEIRRQANRGRHRALLNAYRLKLAMGELPIELSKEHP; encoded by the coding sequence ATGAAACGTCTCCTCTCTTTCATTTTTCTAGTCATTCTCCCCCCCCTTTTTGCGGAGGACCAGCTTACCGTTCAAAAGGCGTTTGAGGCGGCGCTTCGCAGGTCCGAGAGTTACGCGATTCGTGAAGAGGAGATCAAGGCGGCGGAGGGGAGGTATTATCAGGCGTTGGGGACTGTCCTTCCTCACCTTACCGCGAGTGGTTCTGAAATCGTTCAGGACACCTCGGGTCTTGACCTCGGAGGGGATGCCTTCAGCTCTTCTTTTGTGCGGAAGAGTCGGCCTGAGGTTGCGATCACGCTGACGCAGCCGCTCTTTCAGGGGTTTCGTGAATTCAAGGCGCTCAGTGCCTCAAGGGCCGACCGGAAAAAAACGGAACTGGAGGTGAAGAGGGCGAGACAACTCCTCTTTGCGGAGGTGGCGCAGCTCTTTCTGCTGACCCGTGAACTGGAGGAGGAGTCGTCGATCCTTATCTCTCAAAAGGGGGTGTTGGAAAGGCGGATCGTGGAATTGGGAGGGCGGATCCGGCTCGGAAAATCAAGAAACAGCGAGCTGTTGTCGGCCAAATCGCAAGACTCTCTGCTTGAGGCGGAGATTGCGAGGGTTCAGGGGCAGAGGTCTGTTGCGGGCGAGACGCTCAATTTCCTGACCGGCCTCTCTGGTGAACAAAAATTGGCGTTACCCGAAGATCCGATCTCTCCCCTTGAATCTCTGGAAAATTATCTGGTGCGTGGAGGCAACAGGCCGGATCGTACCGCCTCGCAATTTGCCGTTCAGCTTTCAGAGGCTAAACTTGTTTCCGAGCGGGCCCATTACTTTCCGAGTCTCAATCTGGAGGCGAATTATTACCCTTATCGTGTTGGATTTCAGGACGCGATTGATTGGGATCTTCTCTTCACCCTTCAGTTTCCGCTCTTCGAGGGAGGGAACAGTTGGGGATTGGTGAAGGAGGCGAAGGCGCGTCTCAAGCAGGCGGAGTTAGCCGAGTCGGAGTCGGGGCGTCGCGTGGAATTGGAGATCCGTGAGGCGTATCACAATCTTGAAACCTCCAGAAATGAGGTCTTGGCGTTGGAAAAAGCGGAGCAAAACGCCTCAAAAAATTACGAGGCCCAGAATCGGGAGTACCGGTCAGGTTTGGTGAACAATCTTGAGGTGCTGCAGTCTCTTCGGGAGTGGCATGAGATCCGCCGACAGGCGAACCGGGGGAGGCATCGGGCCCTCCTGAATGCCTACCGGCTCAAACTCGCGATGGGGGAGCTGCCGATCGAACTCTCCAAGGAGCATCCGTGA
- a CDS encoding IS1634 family transposase, with product MFIKTTINSSGQSYYHLVESYRDNGVVRHRTLLSLGKAGEDRMDDVIAAIAKHKEIFTVLELAKTISIDETFILGPLLVLDRLFEKSGIRSVLADVSSKHPKLGFDLHKLVFTMIASRFVKPGSKLKVFEHWQKRFYPEMIEQEMGLHQLYRALDVLAEHKEEIEKNLYWHDRNLLNAQVDVVLYDLTTLRFESTRVDIGTLRRFGYSKERRSDCTQVVLGLLVAPDGTPLGFEVYPGNTFEGKTVADIVKKMREKFNVRRFIFVGDRGLFSKKNLKSLRGEDKENQGEFIVGMKLGVFRDRHAEFYDFARYTKINDNLAVYETTHEGDRCIITWSKARAERDRKAREDVLAKIQKKLEKKKITAKVFVTNTTYQRYVVGLNDGKGFRLNEKAIAEDALRDGYFGVLTNVTDMKAEEIVSNYKTLWIIEDAFGEIKGTLKARPVFHWTDQRIIGHLTLCFLAYLCEALMTKCLREKNLMLESPAVKEDIVKPRALTVVEAMRELREVRAIPVNVKSQTMWVRTDIAGNAQKLFAAIGLKAPPRLLRLTENQKCSGTSPKLASNLSV from the coding sequence ATGTTCATCAAGACGACCATCAATTCATCAGGACAGTCGTACTATCATCTGGTTGAGTCTTATCGTGACAATGGAGTGGTCCGTCATCGCACGCTTCTCTCGTTAGGCAAGGCCGGAGAGGATCGCATGGACGATGTGATCGCGGCCATCGCCAAGCACAAGGAGATTTTCACCGTCCTGGAGCTGGCCAAAACAATCTCCATCGATGAGACTTTCATTTTGGGACCCTTGCTCGTTCTGGACCGCTTGTTTGAAAAGAGCGGCATTCGTTCGGTTCTCGCCGATGTTTCCAGCAAACATCCCAAGCTCGGTTTTGATCTGCACAAATTGGTTTTCACGATGATCGCCTCGCGCTTTGTGAAACCGGGGTCGAAGTTGAAGGTCTTCGAGCACTGGCAGAAGAGGTTTTATCCGGAAATGATCGAGCAGGAGATGGGCCTCCATCAACTCTATCGTGCTCTGGATGTCCTGGCGGAGCACAAGGAAGAGATCGAAAAGAATCTGTACTGGCATGACCGCAATCTTTTGAACGCCCAGGTGGATGTTGTTCTCTATGATCTGACGACGCTTCGTTTTGAAAGCACCCGCGTGGACATCGGGACGCTCAGACGATTTGGGTACAGCAAGGAGCGGAGGAGCGACTGCACTCAAGTCGTCCTGGGACTTTTGGTGGCCCCCGACGGAACTCCCTTGGGCTTTGAGGTGTATCCGGGGAATACGTTCGAGGGGAAGACGGTCGCCGACATTGTGAAAAAGATGCGCGAGAAGTTTAATGTACGGCGATTTATCTTCGTAGGAGATCGGGGCCTCTTCTCAAAAAAGAACCTGAAGTCTCTGCGCGGTGAGGACAAGGAAAATCAGGGTGAGTTCATTGTCGGGATGAAGCTCGGCGTATTCCGTGACCGGCATGCGGAGTTCTATGACTTTGCCCGCTACACGAAGATCAATGATAATCTGGCTGTTTATGAAACGACCCATGAGGGAGACCGGTGTATCATCACCTGGTCTAAAGCCCGCGCGGAACGGGACCGGAAGGCACGGGAGGACGTCTTGGCCAAGATCCAAAAGAAGCTTGAGAAGAAAAAGATCACGGCCAAGGTCTTTGTGACCAACACGACGTATCAGCGTTATGTCGTGGGCTTGAATGACGGCAAGGGCTTCCGGCTGAATGAGAAGGCTATCGCCGAGGATGCTCTGCGTGACGGTTACTTCGGCGTCCTGACGAACGTCACCGACATGAAGGCCGAAGAGATCGTGTCCAACTACAAAACGCTGTGGATCATCGAGGACGCCTTCGGCGAGATCAAGGGAACGCTCAAAGCGCGACCCGTCTTTCATTGGACGGATCAGAGGATCATCGGCCATTTGACACTCTGCTTTCTCGCTTATCTTTGTGAAGCCTTGATGACAAAGTGTTTGAGAGAAAAGAATCTCATGTTGGAGAGTCCGGCCGTCAAGGAGGACATCGTCAAACCAAGAGCGCTGACGGTCGTCGAAGCGATGCGCGAACTTCGGGAAGTGCGCGCCATACCGGTCAACGTGAAATCACAAACGATGTGGGTTCGGACCGACATCGCCGGGAATGCCCAAAAACTCTTTGCGGCGATCGGACTCAAGGCCCCTCCCAGACTGCTCCGCCTTACGGAAAATCAGAAATGTAGTGGCACAAGCCCGAAGCTCGCTTCTAACCTATCGGTATAA
- a CDS encoding type II toxin-antitoxin system RelE/ParE family toxin, with protein MLEIRYFRTARGDEPARDYIQELPAKERAKIEGCLSVLGMTGKLEMPHGKKLVGHKNLFEVRSGRHRILYAFHEGEVVLLSAFMKKSQETPKGEIELAKRRLENYVNMGG; from the coding sequence ATGCTTGAGATTCGGTATTTCCGAACCGCACGAGGGGACGAACCGGCACGTGATTACATTCAAGAGTTGCCCGCGAAAGAGCGGGCTAAAATCGAGGGGTGTCTCTCCGTACTGGGAATGACAGGTAAACTTGAAATGCCTCATGGGAAAAAACTGGTGGGACACAAGAATCTTTTCGAGGTTCGGTCAGGACGCCATCGGATTTTGTATGCGTTCCATGAAGGAGAGGTTGTCCTGCTAAGCGCCTTTATGAAGAAATCGCAAGAGACTCCGAAGGGTGAGATTGAACTCGCCAAAAGGAGATTAGAGAATTACGTAAATATGGGAGGGTAA
- a CDS encoding helix-turn-helix transcriptional regulator, whose protein sequence is MSKTNPHRGSSFNDHLREELKDPEFRREFEKARAEIVIGQMVRRIVKQQRLTIRQLAKRMKSSVSQVQRLMSNANVSIDALAKFAAATGKKLSIQLK, encoded by the coding sequence ATGAGCAAAACCAATCCACACCGAGGATCGAGTTTTAACGACCACCTCAGGGAAGAATTAAAAGACCCTGAATTTCGGCGGGAGTTTGAAAAGGCCCGCGCCGAAATTGTGATCGGCCAGATGGTCCGGAGGATCGTCAAACAGCAACGATTAACGATCCGCCAGCTTGCCAAGCGAATGAAAAGTAGTGTCTCTCAGGTACAAAGGCTGATGAGTAACGCCAATGTGAGTATTGATGCCCTGGCGAAATTTGCTGCTGCGACGGGTAAGAAGCTTTCTATTCAACTCAAATAA
- a CDS encoding BrnT family toxin, with product MAKFKFTLWLAYWYLQAENFEFQWDQGNSTKSVVKHGVTTEEVESVLTLKMAVPIGRQVSPAVDEERLCVVGPSQEGRMLSIVFTLRDGRVRPISSRIANRNERRRYEEIRKTIQKL from the coding sequence ATGGCAAAGTTTAAATTCACCCTCTGGTTGGCTTATTGGTATCTTCAAGCCGAGAACTTTGAATTTCAGTGGGATCAGGGCAACTCCACCAAGAGTGTTGTCAAGCATGGGGTAACGACCGAGGAGGTTGAGTCTGTCTTAACCCTCAAAATGGCGGTTCCCATTGGCAGGCAGGTTTCACCGGCCGTTGATGAGGAAAGACTGTGCGTTGTTGGTCCCTCTCAGGAGGGTCGAATGCTTTCCATCGTTTTTACCTTACGAGATGGACGGGTACGCCCGATTAGTTCGCGAATCGCCAATCGTAACGAAAGGAGACGTTATGAAGAAATACGCAAAACAATCCAAAAGCTATAA
- a CDS encoding ribbon-helix-helix protein, CopG family: MKKYAKQSKSYNRIDFDPKEIIAGMSRLKGSQRKPTSVALEEELLDELKSLADKRGVPYQVLMRLLIADGVKRLKAA, from the coding sequence ATGAAGAAATACGCAAAACAATCCAAAAGCTATAACCGCATTGATTTTGACCCCAAGGAAATCATTGCAGGCATGAGCCGCTTGAAAGGCAGCCAGCGTAAGCCAACCAGTGTTGCGCTTGAAGAAGAATTGCTCGATGAACTTAAATCACTCGCTGACAAGAGAGGTGTCCCTTATCAGGTCCTTATGCGCCTTTTAATAGCGGATGGGGTCAAGCGATTGAAAGCGGCGTAA
- a CDS encoding SUMF1/EgtB/PvdO family nonheme iron enzyme produces the protein MAETKPANECTCTNPFVKIEGGPFQLGSPGATPLSDEQHLRSVIISDFEIQQHEVSIGEVRDLNETAGKVLGAVLSGCKGTTPDTFFLEVKMGESESALQKRAQQIAGQLQCNSDTPLKRQPKIEIPTVDFSANRINRGGDTYPVQGLKWQEAMDYCVAIGATLATAAQLEYVSDTGGATPNAVTDKNSNNSPAPVCGPEAERRRNRYGVGDIEGNLWELTSDQYDPEFYSRVRDCAKDPSNPVTKPEDQKSEVRGGSFDDDARDARAANRDYDYPSYRYGVDGFRCAR, from the coding sequence ATGGCAGAGACAAAACCGGCGAATGAATGCACATGCACAAACCCATTTGTGAAGATCGAAGGAGGCCCTTTTCAACTGGGCTCGCCCGGAGCTACTCCTTTATCAGATGAACAACATCTAAGAAGTGTCATCATTTCCGATTTTGAAATTCAGCAACACGAGGTTTCCATTGGGGAAGTTAGAGATTTGAATGAAACAGCGGGAAAAGTGCTTGGAGCCGTTTTGTCGGGTTGTAAAGGGACCACTCCTGACACATTTTTTTTGGAGGTCAAGATGGGTGAGTCCGAAAGTGCTTTGCAGAAGCGTGCCCAACAAATTGCTGGCCAGTTACAATGTAACTCTGATACCCCCCTCAAGCGCCAACCCAAGATAGAGATTCCGACTGTCGATTTTTCGGCTAACAGAATCAATCGTGGAGGAGACACATACCCGGTGCAGGGCCTGAAGTGGCAAGAGGCAATGGATTATTGTGTAGCAATCGGCGCCACTTTGGCAACCGCGGCACAATTGGAGTACGTCTCTGACACGGGTGGAGCGACTCCCAATGCCGTCACTGATAAAAATAGCAACAACAGTCCCGCTCCTGTCTGTGGTCCAGAGGCAGAAAGGCGCCGTAACAGATATGGCGTTGGTGATATCGAAGGGAATCTTTGGGAATTGACTTCGGATCAATATGATCCTGAGTTTTATAGCAGAGTGCGTGATTGTGCAAAAGATCCGAGTAATCCGGTGACTAAACCGGAGGATCAGAAGTCAGAAGTTCGCGGCGGTTCCTTCGACGACGATGCGAGGGACGCGCGGGCGGCCAATCGCGACTACGACTATCCGTCTTACCGCTACGGCGTCGATGGGTTTCGTTGCGCGCGTTAG
- a CDS encoding phosphatidylserine/phosphatidylglycerophosphate/cardiolipin synthase family protein, whose translation MTTISDLVRLGGMGRSISLPVASSDNARHWPDKTVPTVPRERNQEVPGQSEFRLVGRSDGKVTKRNQAQKFKPLRFTPFHQVATWNHPVPLRVKVSLDETYHHQFSTTKLDGLEVDFFIRKRDGSSVKIGTATTDAEGYATLYYQSDSGDSVINITHRLRSNRHGHATMTGKLYRLRPEQAVVAIDLDDLWRRGGFKEVKGIVQSIRKQGYQPILLVNTINTASTYEKVVKDLESLNLPVLYNDTRYSGFHRDHQGFGEAQLEKLKRLKFEAGVPIVAVYSRPVRNEEAYLHHGIKRLSWEANLDLEGRSLVESFEKFRRQVDHPDFDLETFLWDGLTDSRWETGNNFQFYFKGEEAFEALLAMIDHAKTFLSIRNASNIQDDAHGRELRRHLLEKARPDPQKQGPQIRMMMDGLLGDVAFASNPSFTWAPQQFVDSLKGMGVDYVTIPVDHHIDHDEPFWGIVTRHHTKFTIADNGGRAVAYGGGRHFSSGSFDERIPPSEGVNLVEWLGGIEKGGLHDLSFTVEGPIVRTIHERFLDDFESSGGRPVSAEERKRLLSPNLYRSSSGSVESTPVRFIPHHSYQDQNCLNVLFRLLEDPKSKEVTFVNSFIPTEEMIEGMKLAARNGKEVRWVVGSIANIYDWIRDPRLEGLLRAGVKIYILPERFHTKLYGNSRYYAFGNHNLDSPSLRDEEDLTVVPKDSPAGRDLDRYVERLLAQATPLHVGWQQGEDLSQILERAYQLEKPSEEEISKEPKPHTFWELANHVALEGLEITQTAVSGVAREVAHGRFIPHLRGTITELDGQLGGGVDAGFGSIGERYVPKPKETWRTFFLSQHALNFGFYFYDQDFIGTMRYAGRAAPIQLHLGDFTPQISWDQYVGLTFVESLGNKFGIRLQSGNYVNLQGETLGARIGMLNGYEFLRPLPSFDPITIEPVVMNPGALTLTLDTSVTVEGERTRYSVGPFTTFEPYSTNLGYGLFGRLQWYSRYPRDEILTLTGSIQKTEGDLRSLLSLEIPFTGP comes from the coding sequence ATGACAACCATTTCAGATCTTGTTCGATTAGGGGGCATGGGACGATCGATTTCATTGCCTGTGGCCTCCTCTGATAACGCACGGCATTGGCCCGACAAAACCGTCCCCACTGTTCCCCGTGAAAGGAATCAAGAAGTTCCCGGCCAATCCGAATTTCGGTTGGTGGGACGTTCCGACGGAAAAGTAACAAAACGCAACCAGGCACAGAAATTCAAACCGCTGCGGTTCACACCGTTTCATCAGGTTGCCACCTGGAATCACCCCGTCCCTCTGAGGGTCAAGGTGAGTCTCGATGAAACCTATCATCACCAATTTTCAACGACAAAACTGGATGGCCTTGAGGTCGATTTTTTTATCCGAAAAAGGGACGGCTCATCGGTAAAGATCGGGACAGCGACGACCGATGCCGAAGGGTATGCCACACTCTATTATCAATCAGATTCAGGCGACTCCGTCATCAACATCACACATCGACTTCGCTCTAACAGACATGGTCATGCCACCATGACCGGAAAACTGTACCGTCTTCGTCCGGAACAGGCCGTTGTGGCGATCGACCTCGATGATCTCTGGCGACGGGGAGGGTTCAAGGAGGTGAAGGGGATTGTCCAGTCAATACGTAAACAGGGCTATCAACCGATCCTTCTTGTGAATACGATCAACACCGCCTCAACCTATGAAAAGGTCGTGAAGGATCTTGAATCGCTGAATCTGCCGGTCTTGTATAATGATACTCGGTATAGCGGTTTTCATCGGGACCACCAGGGATTTGGAGAGGCACAGCTCGAGAAACTGAAACGGCTCAAATTTGAGGCGGGAGTCCCGATCGTTGCCGTTTACAGTCGGCCTGTCAGAAACGAAGAGGCCTATCTTCATCATGGTATCAAACGACTCTCTTGGGAGGCGAATCTGGATCTGGAGGGGAGGTCTCTGGTTGAATCTTTTGAAAAATTCCGTCGGCAGGTGGACCATCCCGATTTTGATCTAGAAACGTTTCTCTGGGACGGTTTGACAGACTCCCGTTGGGAGACGGGAAATAACTTTCAATTCTATTTTAAGGGAGAAGAGGCCTTTGAAGCCTTACTAGCGATGATCGATCATGCCAAGACGTTCCTCTCGATCCGGAACGCCTCAAATATCCAGGATGATGCGCATGGCAGGGAGCTCCGAAGGCATTTGCTCGAGAAGGCCCGTCCGGACCCCCAAAAACAGGGACCTCAGATTCGAATGATGATGGATGGGTTGCTCGGTGATGTCGCTTTTGCCTCAAACCCCAGCTTTACCTGGGCGCCCCAACAGTTTGTTGACTCATTAAAAGGAATGGGAGTCGACTATGTAACGATTCCGGTCGATCATCATATCGACCATGATGAGCCGTTCTGGGGGATCGTCACACGACACCATACGAAATTTACGATTGCCGATAACGGAGGACGGGCTGTTGCCTATGGAGGAGGGCGTCATTTTTCCAGTGGATCGTTTGACGAGCGGATCCCTCCCTCCGAAGGTGTCAACCTTGTTGAGTGGCTAGGGGGAATCGAGAAAGGGGGACTTCATGACCTGAGTTTTACGGTAGAGGGGCCGATCGTTCGAACAATCCACGAAAGATTTCTCGATGATTTTGAATCAAGCGGTGGAAGGCCGGTCAGTGCTGAAGAGCGGAAACGTCTTCTTTCGCCCAATCTGTATCGTTCCTCCTCCGGATCGGTCGAATCGACACCGGTCCGGTTTATTCCTCATCATAGTTACCAGGATCAGAACTGCCTGAATGTTTTGTTTCGTCTACTGGAGGATCCGAAATCAAAAGAGGTAACCTTCGTAAACTCGTTTATCCCGACCGAAGAGATGATCGAGGGGATGAAACTCGCTGCCCGCAATGGGAAGGAGGTTCGATGGGTTGTCGGCAGTATCGCGAATATCTACGACTGGATCCGGGATCCACGACTGGAAGGGTTGTTACGGGCCGGCGTGAAGATCTACATCCTGCCGGAGCGCTTTCACACGAAGCTCTATGGGAACTCCCGTTACTACGCCTTCGGCAATCATAATCTGGACAGCCCTTCCCTCCGTGATGAGGAAGATCTGACCGTTGTGCCGAAAGATTCGCCGGCTGGAAGGGATCTGGATCGGTATGTCGAGAGGTTGTTGGCGCAGGCGACGCCGCTCCATGTCGGATGGCAACAGGGAGAGGATCTCTCCCAGATTTTGGAGAGGGCCTACCAGCTGGAAAAACCGTCAGAGGAAGAGATCTCCAAGGAACCGAAGCCTCATACCTTTTGGGAGCTGGCGAATCATGTCGCCCTTGAGGGGCTTGAGATCACACAAACAGCGGTATCGGGTGTTGCTCGAGAGGTCGCTCATGGTCGTTTCATACCCCATCTGAGAGGGACTATTACCGAACTCGACGGTCAGCTGGGGGGAGGTGTTGATGCCGGTTTTGGAAGTATCGGGGAGAGGTATGTTCCGAAACCGAAGGAGACCTGGCGTACCTTTTTCCTCAGCCAACACGCCCTCAATTTTGGGTTTTATTTTTATGATCAAGACTTCATTGGGACGATGCGGTATGCCGGTCGGGCCGCCCCGATTCAGCTTCACCTGGGAGATTTCACACCGCAGATCAGTTGGGATCAATATGTGGGGCTGACATTTGTCGAATCCTTGGGAAACAAGTTCGGGATACGTCTCCAGAGCGGCAACTACGTCAATCTCCAGGGGGAGACACTGGGGGCCCGGATCGGTATGTTGAACGGATATGAATTTTTGCGTCCCCTCCCCTCATTTGACCCGATCACGATCGAACCGGTTGTGATGAATCCGGGCGCTCTGACCCTTACCCTTGATACCTCGGTGACTGTCGAAGGGGAGCGAACCCGTTATTCTGTCGGACCTTTTACCACCTTTGAGCCTTATTCCACAAATTTGGGCTATGGTCTCTTTGGCCGATTACAGTGGTACTCGCGGTACCCCCGCGATGAGATCCTCACACTCACAGGCTCTATCCAAAAAACGGAAGGGGATCTGCGATCCCTCCTTTCGCTGGAAATTCCGTTTACCGGTCCATGA
- the pyk gene encoding pyruvate kinase → MNRTKIICTVGPSVDSDKKIAELVRSGMSVARINCSHGDLQSRLRHLKRIRKIEKRLKQSIGIMLDLQGPKLRVGDLPNPYILNAKETWQLAYDKGPDEKQNIIPIPFQGLPKAVVVGQKIYMDDGLIQTEVIRKEGQSVWVRVVYGGVLESRKGINIPHYRGKLPILRKKDRIDLAWGLRHKVDFIALSFVRKPQDIRDLKKVIAQSKTRSLPLVIAKIEKPEAVEQMEGIIEESDGILIARGDLGIELPSERVPVVQKQLIESCRVRKKPVIVATQMLDSMRSSPVPTRAEASDVASAIYAGVDAALLTGETSSGKYPVEACAMMQKIILEVEQHMIQKTFRKTPADFGVTTLEEAFMFNAMQTADDIGARAIVLSTRQGTLTKVISKMHPKQPIFSLAATPTAYRQLNLYWGVFPINMTHGKADRRIVAGLSILKKKGTVQKGDRLIFLYREHLRGHRNITLNLKIVTVE, encoded by the coding sequence ATGAATCGGACAAAAATTATTTGTACCGTCGGGCCGAGCGTTGATTCCGATAAAAAAATTGCCGAGCTGGTGAGAAGCGGGATGTCGGTCGCCCGGATCAATTGTTCGCATGGTGACCTCCAGAGCCGCCTTCGACACCTCAAGAGAATTCGTAAGATCGAAAAGAGATTAAAGCAATCGATCGGGATCATGCTCGACCTGCAGGGACCCAAGCTTCGTGTCGGTGACCTCCCGAATCCCTATATCCTGAACGCCAAGGAGACATGGCAGTTGGCTTATGACAAGGGGCCCGATGAAAAGCAGAATATCATCCCGATCCCATTTCAAGGGCTCCCGAAGGCGGTTGTCGTGGGGCAAAAAATCTATATGGATGATGGATTGATCCAAACCGAGGTGATTCGCAAAGAGGGGCAGAGCGTTTGGGTCCGGGTCGTTTATGGTGGTGTTTTGGAGTCGCGCAAGGGGATTAATATTCCGCACTACCGGGGAAAACTCCCCATCTTAAGAAAAAAAGACCGGATCGATTTGGCGTGGGGTTTACGCCATAAAGTTGATTTTATCGCCCTTTCGTTTGTTCGGAAGCCTCAGGACATCCGTGATTTGAAGAAGGTTATTGCGCAAAGCAAGACTCGGTCACTGCCGCTGGTCATTGCCAAGATCGAAAAACCGGAGGCCGTTGAGCAGATGGAGGGGATTATTGAAGAGAGCGATGGGATCCTGATTGCGCGTGGCGACTTGGGGATCGAGCTTCCCTCCGAACGTGTTCCGGTGGTTCAGAAACAGCTGATTGAATCGTGTCGTGTCAGAAAAAAGCCGGTCATTGTTGCGACTCAGATGCTTGATTCGATGCGCTCAAGTCCGGTGCCGACTCGTGCCGAGGCGAGCGATGTCGCCAGCGCTATCTACGCCGGGGTTGATGCCGCCCTGCTAACCGGTGAAACTTCCAGTGGGAAATATCCGGTTGAGGCCTGTGCGATGATGCAGAAGATCATTCTCGAGGTTGAACAACATATGATCCAAAAGACCTTTCGCAAGACTCCCGCCGATTTTGGCGTCACGACACTTGAAGAGGCCTTTATGTTCAATGCGATGCAGACTGCCGATGATATCGGTGCGCGGGCGATTGTGCTTTCAACACGGCAGGGGACCCTCACTAAAGTGATCTCGAAGATGCATCCCAAACAGCCGATCTTCTCGCTGGCCGCGACCCCAACCGCCTATCGTCAGCTGAATCTTTACTGGGGGGTTTTTCCAATCAATATGACCCACGGGAAGGCCGATCGCCGGATTGTCGCGGGACTTTCGATCTTGAAGAAAAAGGGAACGGTCCAAAAAGGGGACCGGCTGATCTTCCTCTACCGGGAACATCTTCGGGGGCATCGGAATATCACTTTGAATCTCAAAATTGTGACAGTGGAATGA
- a CDS encoding TIGR02147 family protein encodes MRQESKINLFQYRDYRQYLRDWYQESKKRRGFSFRAFAKQAGFKSSNFMMLVIQAKRNLTEESLKKFMAGLKLNKQEQEFFRNLVFFNQSETHEDKNYYYGLLLQSRKLNELKPIEKQHYDYYSAWYHPVVRELVISKDFDGTPEWIAKRIFPKITPHQAAKSIELLHQLGMIEKTGSQGWKQTSPMISTGPELTSLVVHNYHKSLLDLSKEVMDLLSLHHRDTSAMTLGVSKGQLPELKEKIRGFRREILKMVSQCEVPEEVVQLNIQFYPVTAVADS; translated from the coding sequence ATGAGACAGGAATCAAAAATCAATCTGTTCCAGTATCGGGATTACCGTCAGTATCTTAGGGATTGGTATCAGGAATCAAAAAAGAGGAGGGGATTTTCGTTTCGAGCGTTTGCGAAACAGGCCGGATTTAAATCAAGCAACTTTATGATGCTGGTTATCCAGGCGAAGAGAAATTTGACGGAAGAATCCCTCAAAAAATTCATGGCGGGACTTAAGCTCAACAAACAGGAGCAGGAATTCTTCAGAAATCTTGTTTTTTTCAACCAGTCGGAGACTCATGAGGATAAAAACTACTACTACGGGTTGCTCCTTCAATCGAGAAAATTAAATGAGCTCAAACCGATCGAGAAACAACACTATGACTATTACTCCGCCTGGTACCATCCGGTTGTGCGTGAATTGGTTATCTCAAAAGATTTTGATGGTACACCGGAATGGATTGCAAAGCGGATTTTTCCCAAAATTACTCCCCATCAGGCCGCTAAATCGATAGAGCTTTTGCATCAGTTGGGCATGATTGAAAAAACAGGGTCTCAGGGCTGGAAACAGACGAGCCCTATGATATCGACAGGACCTGAACTGACCTCTTTAGTCGTTCACAACTATCACAAATCATTGCTGGATCTTTCGAAGGAGGTCATGGACCTACTTTCGCTTCATCACCGGGATACCAGCGCGATGACACTCGGTGTTTCTAAGGGACAATTGCCTGAACTCAAAGAGAAGATCCGCGGTTTTCGTCGGGAGATCCTCAAGATGGTTTCCCAATGTGAGGTCCCGGAAGAGGTGGTTCAGCTCAACATCCAGTTTTATCCCGTTACGGCAGTGGCTGACTCATAA